A part of Micromonospora chersina genomic DNA contains:
- the paaN gene encoding phenylacetic acid degradation protein PaaN, giving the protein MTETPHPLYDRHAETLNRALTAITERGYWSAYPESPSPRVYGETAAADGKAAFEAYLGRDFPLDQPGDGDTVATEASPFGVALDVRYPHAGADQLVAAATAALPAWRDAGPQARVGVCLEILDRLHKNVFELANAVQFTSGQAFVMAFQAGGAHALDRALEAVAYAYAEMTRHPGTAGWEKAAGKGDPLRMSKTFHVVPRGVALVIGCNTFPTWNSYPGLFASLATGNPVVVKPHPRAVLPLAITVKYARQVLAEAGFDPNLVQLAPEAAGEKLASTLALHPAVRIVDFTGSTEYGDWLEANARQAAVYTEKAGLNTVVIDSTDDFAGMCRNLGFTLTLYSGQMCTTSQNLLIPRDGIETDQGHKSFDEVAAGIAGAVAKLTADPARGVELTGAIVNDGVLERLEEVTKVGEPVLESRAVAHPSFPDAVVRTPTVVKLDAGDTATYSREWFGPISFAIATDSTAHSLEILRSTVGEKGALTAGVYSTDEAVLYAAEAAAIDAGVHLSCNLTGGVFVNQSAAFSDFHGSGANPAANSALTDGAYVANRFRIVQSRRHV; this is encoded by the coding sequence ATGACGGAGACCCCGCACCCCCTGTACGACAGGCACGCCGAGACCCTCAACCGGGCGCTGACCGCGATCACGGAGCGCGGGTACTGGTCCGCCTACCCCGAGTCGCCCAGCCCCCGGGTGTACGGCGAGACCGCCGCCGCCGACGGCAAGGCCGCCTTCGAGGCGTACCTGGGCCGCGACTTCCCGCTCGACCAGCCGGGCGACGGCGACACGGTCGCCACCGAGGCCAGCCCGTTCGGCGTGGCGCTCGACGTGCGCTACCCGCACGCCGGCGCCGACCAGCTCGTGGCCGCCGCCACCGCCGCACTGCCGGCCTGGCGCGACGCCGGCCCGCAGGCCCGGGTGGGTGTCTGCCTGGAGATCCTCGACCGGCTGCACAAGAACGTCTTCGAGCTGGCCAACGCGGTGCAGTTCACCAGCGGCCAGGCCTTCGTGATGGCCTTCCAGGCCGGCGGCGCGCACGCGCTGGACCGGGCGCTGGAGGCGGTCGCCTACGCGTACGCCGAGATGACCCGGCACCCGGGCACCGCCGGCTGGGAGAAGGCCGCCGGCAAGGGTGACCCGCTGCGGATGAGCAAGACGTTCCACGTGGTGCCCCGCGGCGTGGCGCTGGTGATCGGCTGCAACACCTTCCCGACGTGGAACTCGTACCCCGGGCTCTTCGCCTCGCTGGCCACCGGCAACCCGGTGGTCGTGAAGCCGCACCCGCGTGCCGTGCTGCCGCTCGCCATCACCGTGAAGTACGCCCGCCAGGTGCTCGCCGAGGCCGGCTTCGACCCCAACCTGGTGCAGCTCGCCCCCGAGGCGGCCGGCGAGAAGCTCGCCTCGACCCTGGCCCTGCACCCGGCCGTGAGGATCGTCGACTTCACCGGCTCGACCGAGTACGGCGACTGGCTGGAGGCGAACGCCCGGCAGGCCGCCGTCTACACCGAGAAGGCCGGCCTGAACACGGTGGTGATCGACTCCACCGACGACTTCGCCGGGATGTGCCGCAACCTGGGCTTCACGCTGACCCTGTACAGCGGCCAGATGTGCACCACCTCGCAGAACCTGCTTATCCCCCGGGACGGCATCGAGACCGACCAGGGGCACAAGAGCTTCGACGAGGTCGCCGCCGGCATCGCCGGCGCGGTCGCCAAGCTCACCGCCGACCCGGCCCGGGGTGTCGAGCTGACCGGCGCCATCGTCAACGACGGCGTGCTGGAGCGGCTGGAGGAGGTCACCAAGGTCGGCGAGCCGGTGCTGGAGTCGCGGGCCGTCGCGCACCCGTCCTTCCCGGACGCGGTGGTGCGGACGCCCACCGTGGTCAAGCTGGACGCGGGCGACACCGCCACCTACTCCCGCGAGTGGTTCGGCCCGATCTCGTTCGCCATCGCGACCGACTCGACCGCGCACAGCCTGGAGATCCTGCGCTCCACCGTCGGTGAGAAGGGCGCGCTGACCGCCGGCGTCTACTCCACGGACGAGGCGGTGCTGTACGCGGCCGAGGCGGCGGCCATCGACGCCGGCGTGCACCTGTCCTGCAACCTGACCGGCGGGGTGTTCGTCAACCAGTCGGCGGCGTTCTCCGACTTCCACGGTTCGGGGGCGAACCCGGCGGCGAACTCGGCGCTGACCGACGGGGCGTACGTGGCGAACCGGTTCCGGATCGTGCAGAGCCGCCGGCACGTGTGA
- the groL gene encoding chaperonin GroEL (60 kDa chaperone family; promotes refolding of misfolded polypeptides especially under stressful conditions; forms two stacked rings of heptamers to form a barrel-shaped 14mer; ends can be capped by GroES; misfolded proteins enter the barrel where they are refolded when GroES binds), translated as MAKMIAFDEEARRGLERGMNQLADAVKVTLGPKGRNVVLEKKWGAPTITNDGVSIAKEIELEDPYEKIGAELVKEVAKKTDDVAGDGTTTATVLAQALVREGLRNVAAGANPMALKRGIEAAVANVSEELLKLAKDVETKEQIASTASISAADPSVGEIIAEAMDKVGKEGVITVEESNTFGLELELTEGMRFDKGYISAYFMTDPERMEAVFDDPYLLIVNSKISSVKDLLPILEKVMQSGKPLLIISEDIEGEALATLVVNKVRGTFKSVAVKAPGFGDRRKAMLADIAILTGGQVISEEVGLKLDAVSLDMLGRARKVVVTKDETTIVDGAGDADQIQGRVNQIRAEIEKSDSDYDREKLQERLAKLAGGVAVIKVGAATEVELKERKHRIEDAVRNAKAAVEEGIVPGGGVALVQAGKTAFDKLDLAGDEATGAQIVKIALDAPLRQIAVNAGLEGGVVVERVRNLDPGHGLNAATGEYVDLLAAGIIDPAKVTRSALQNAASIAALFLTTEAVVADKPEKTPAAPAGPGGGEMDF; from the coding sequence ATGGCCAAGATGATCGCGTTCGACGAAGAGGCGCGCCGCGGCCTCGAGCGGGGCATGAACCAGCTCGCCGACGCCGTGAAGGTGACCCTCGGCCCCAAGGGCCGCAACGTCGTGCTCGAGAAGAAGTGGGGTGCCCCCACCATCACCAACGATGGTGTGAGCATCGCCAAGGAGATCGAGCTCGAGGACCCCTACGAGAAGATCGGCGCCGAGCTGGTCAAGGAGGTCGCGAAGAAGACCGACGACGTCGCCGGTGACGGCACGACGACGGCGACCGTCCTGGCCCAGGCCCTGGTTCGTGAGGGTCTGCGCAACGTGGCCGCCGGCGCCAACCCGATGGCCCTGAAGCGGGGCATCGAGGCCGCCGTGGCCAACGTCTCGGAGGAGCTGCTGAAGCTCGCCAAGGACGTGGAGACCAAGGAGCAGATCGCCTCCACCGCCTCCATCTCCGCGGCTGACCCCAGCGTCGGCGAGATCATCGCCGAGGCGATGGACAAGGTCGGCAAGGAAGGCGTCATCACCGTCGAGGAGAGCAACACCTTCGGCCTCGAGCTCGAGCTCACCGAGGGCATGCGCTTCGACAAGGGCTACATCTCCGCCTACTTCATGACCGACCCGGAGCGTATGGAGGCCGTCTTCGACGACCCGTACCTCCTGATCGTCAACAGCAAGATCTCGTCGGTGAAGGACCTGCTCCCGATCCTCGAGAAGGTCATGCAGTCGGGCAAGCCGCTGCTGATCATCTCCGAGGACATCGAGGGTGAGGCCCTGGCCACCCTGGTCGTCAACAAGGTCCGCGGCACCTTCAAGTCGGTCGCCGTCAAGGCGCCGGGCTTCGGTGACCGCCGCAAGGCCATGCTGGCCGACATCGCCATCCTCACCGGTGGTCAGGTCATCAGCGAGGAGGTCGGCCTCAAGCTCGACGCCGTCAGCCTCGACATGCTGGGCCGCGCCCGCAAGGTCGTGGTGACCAAGGACGAGACCACCATCGTCGACGGTGCCGGCGACGCCGACCAGATCCAGGGCCGGGTCAACCAGATCCGGGCCGAGATCGAGAAGAGCGACTCCGACTACGACCGCGAGAAGCTGCAGGAGCGCCTGGCCAAGCTGGCCGGCGGTGTTGCGGTGATCAAGGTCGGCGCGGCCACCGAGGTCGAGCTGAAGGAGCGCAAGCACCGCATCGAGGACGCCGTCCGCAACGCGAAGGCCGCCGTCGAGGAGGGCATCGTCCCGGGTGGTGGCGTCGCGCTGGTGCAGGCCGGCAAGACCGCCTTCGACAAGCTGGACCTGGCCGGCGACGAGGCGACCGGCGCGCAGATCGTCAAGATCGCGCTGGACGCCCCGCTGCGGCAGATCGCCGTCAACGCCGGCCTCGAGGGTGGCGTCGTCGTCGAGCGGGTCCGCAACCTCGACCCGGGTCACGGCCTCAACGCCGCGACCGGCGAGTACGTGGACCTGCTGGCCGCGGGCATCATCGACCCGGCCAAGGTGACCCGTTCCGCGCTGCAGAACGCCGCCTCGATCGCCGCGCTGTTCCTCACCACCGAGGCCGTCGTGGCGGACAAGCCGGAGAAGACCCCGGCCGCCCCGGCTGGCCCGGGTGGCGGGGAGATGGACTTCTGA
- a CDS encoding cold-shock protein, translating to MAQGTVKWFNSEKGYGFIAVDGGQDVFVHFSAIEMDGYKALDDGQRVEFEIAQGQKGPQAERVRVIA from the coding sequence GTGGCACAGGGCACCGTGAAGTGGTTCAACTCCGAAAAGGGCTACGGCTTCATCGCCGTCGACGGCGGGCAGGACGTCTTCGTCCACTTCTCCGCGATCGAGATGGACGGCTACAAGGCGTTGGACGACGGCCAGCGGGTCGAGTTCGAGATCGCCCAGGGCCAGAAGGGCCCGCAGGCCGAGCGGGTCCGCGTCATCGCCTGA
- a CDS encoding GNAT family N-acetyltransferase — MTSAPTTTTTVRRVRPSDAARMRALRLEMLADTPLAFLETVAEAAARPHADYAARIAAVSHGDQNAQFVADPGGRLVGHAGGTVAPDEPGLTLIYAVYITPAWRGRGLLGALVEEVAAWSRACGRPELMLEVVVGNDRACRAYEKLGFVDTGVRVPHPRIPALHELQMRRPA, encoded by the coding sequence ATGACCAGCGCGCCCACCACGACGACCACGGTCCGCCGGGTCCGCCCGTCGGACGCCGCCCGGATGCGGGCGCTCCGGCTGGAGATGCTGGCCGACACCCCGCTGGCGTTCCTGGAGACAGTGGCCGAGGCCGCCGCCCGGCCGCACGCCGACTACGCGGCCCGGATCGCCGCCGTCTCGCACGGCGATCAGAACGCCCAGTTCGTCGCCGACCCCGGCGGTCGCCTGGTCGGCCACGCCGGCGGCACGGTCGCCCCGGACGAGCCCGGGCTGACCCTCATCTACGCCGTCTACATCACGCCGGCCTGGCGGGGCCGGGGGCTGCTCGGCGCGCTCGTGGAGGAGGTCGCCGCCTGGTCCCGGGCCTGCGGCCGGCCGGAACTCATGCTGGAGGTGGTGGTCGGCAACGACCGCGCGTGCCGGGCGTACGAGAAGCTGGGTTTCGTGGACACGGGCGTGCGCGTCCCGCACCCCCGGATCCCCGCCCTGCACGAACTCCAGATGCGCCGCCCCGCCTGA